One part of the Acidimicrobiales bacterium genome encodes these proteins:
- a CDS encoding lytic transglycosylase domain-containing protein has product MPLRPILAALVAVLLVALPARPADAQEPTAPTGAPLVAEALGDLSPGLVGVIVEGAGYPAAHHGWLEAGRQSGVAASEAARADARAEELTAVRDLLVEALDVARGHARDAEVREAAARQRLVGVAVAAFRSDDARAHLDAVLGRGDENAHLRRGVLGGAVEVEVVEGLERATEQAMLTRATAEHVLSRLTDVVAEHGAAVVRRDDALALHQRWLAVADQQRQTMAAVARSTRAVAVGLPTAVLDAYWRGSQHPAASCRLPWEVLAGIGRVESRHGTFGGSAPDEWGRVSPRIIGIPLDGTSNTMHIPDTDGGAVDGDAVVDRAVGPMQFIPSTWRAHGVDGNGDGVADPHNLYDAAASAATYLCRALPAGGDLGRAILSYNRSSVYVSNVLGHASAYAAAGLSLGHTVRH; this is encoded by the coding sequence ATGCCCCTTCGTCCGATCCTCGCCGCGCTCGTCGCCGTCCTGCTCGTCGCGCTGCCGGCGCGCCCGGCCGATGCCCAGGAGCCCACCGCGCCCACGGGGGCCCCACTCGTTGCCGAGGCGCTCGGCGACCTGTCGCCCGGACTCGTCGGAGTGATCGTCGAGGGGGCGGGCTACCCGGCGGCCCACCATGGGTGGCTGGAGGCCGGTCGCCAGTCGGGGGTGGCTGCATCCGAGGCGGCGCGGGCCGATGCCCGGGCCGAGGAGCTCACCGCCGTGCGCGACCTCCTCGTCGAGGCGCTCGACGTGGCCCGCGGCCACGCCCGCGACGCCGAAGTGCGCGAGGCGGCTGCCCGCCAGCGCCTCGTCGGGGTCGCCGTCGCTGCCTTCCGCAGCGACGATGCCCGCGCCCACCTCGACGCCGTCCTCGGCCGCGGAGACGAGAACGCCCACCTCCGGCGGGGCGTGCTCGGGGGCGCCGTGGAGGTCGAGGTCGTCGAAGGGCTGGAGCGGGCGACCGAGCAGGCGATGCTGACCCGGGCCACCGCCGAGCACGTGCTCAGCCGCCTCACCGACGTGGTCGCCGAGCACGGCGCGGCCGTCGTGCGCCGCGACGACGCCCTCGCCCTCCACCAGCGCTGGCTCGCCGTCGCCGACCAGCAGCGTCAGACGATGGCGGCGGTGGCGCGGTCGACGCGAGCCGTCGCCGTCGGCCTGCCGACCGCCGTGCTCGACGCCTACTGGCGTGGCAGCCAGCACCCGGCCGCGAGCTGCCGCCTGCCGTGGGAGGTGCTGGCGGGCATCGGCCGGGTCGAGAGCCGCCACGGAACCTTCGGGGGGTCGGCGCCGGACGAGTGGGGACGAGTGTCGCCGCGCATCATCGGGATCCCGCTCGACGGCACCAGCAACACCATGCACATCCCCGACACCGACGGTGGTGCCGTCGACGGCGACGCCGTGGTCGACCGGGCTGTGGGGCCGATGCAGTTCATCCCGTCGACCTGGCGCGCCCACGGCGTCGATGGCAACGGCGACGGCGTCGCCGACCCCCACAACCTCTACGACGCCGCCGCCAGCGCCGCGACCTACCTGTGCCGAGCCCTCCCGGCCGGCGGTGACCTGGGCCGGGCGATCCTCTCCTACAACCGATCGTCGGTCTACGTCAGCAACGTGTTGGGCCACGCCAGCGCCTACGCCGCCGCCGGCCTCTCGCTGGGCCACACCGTCCGCCACTGA